CAGTTAAACTTGTTAAGACCACTTTTTTGTATTGTGCAAGGATCTTGCAGTTCTTATAAATATTTCTATGATGTAAATCCACATAaattattttcagttttgttcAGGGTTAAGGGGTGGGTTAGGGTTTTAACCCACCAAACACCCTTGGGTTCGGTAGGATTAAGTTATTCTAGTCAACAACGTCTAACCCACCAAAATGTTGGGATAACTTAACCCAGTACAACTAACTCTCCTAATTTCGTTCTTTGTACTGCTAACCCTCTGTTTAGGTTAATCAGGTTAGCAGTCAAACACAAAACTAAATCTCTTTGTTTTGTGATGCAACTGCAGTAGTTGAGTTTGCTATGCCTGCCCTTTGTGGCTTTGTCTCCTACAGGGTATTGTCAACTTAATTGGCAATATGTTCACATACCATACCACAGGGTTGATTTTGTGTCTCAGGATTTGTAATAGCTTCATGATGGTCAATGATTTGGTCCGAGTATTCTTTCTGGAGAAcatttttttgcgaggaatcTGGAGAACAAGTTGAAAACATTGCGGTTTATATTATGTCTTACATTTGTTTATCTGTTGTTTATGCTATTACAATTCATCATACTTGATACTTATAGTGAAGGTAGTagtcttttctttctgtccaGAATTTTCCAAATAAAGCTTCTGCCATTTCTTACAATTTATTCTTGCTGCATTTTCCAAGTCAGAATGTTTGAATGAACTATTATTATGCATGATGTATTTGTATAACCCTGACGATATGTTTATTCAGTCACGATTTACTTGATAGGCACTCATGTGGGGCATTATTTTACTAAATACATGGATATGCAAGATAGAACACATTAATTAGAGCGACGGATAGCGGCTAATAAAAGACGTGAAAGACTTCAAATGCAAGTCTCTTAGCACGTAATCttagacatttttttgttgatatGGTACACtaattaaagaaaaaagagagggttATGGACTTATGGTCTCTTGCTAGAGATATCACTCTTGAACTTAGATATACAGGCAAAAACATTACTAATTACTGCAATCACATTCAAACATGGCTAGTACTAAATTAATTAATACAGTCACTTTAAAATACAAACAACTAAGAGATCATGAATTGTGAAAGTTGTCTCTTATAAAATATTACCACCTTACTCACTAAGCCCTTAAGTGTGTGTGAATCTACAAGATAATCCATGTttgtaaaaagaaaacatcGAACTGCTATGCCTTTCTGTTGTCCTAACATCAGAGCTCGTGAACTAACACAGTCCGTCGATCATGTACGCCGTCGATGCGTGCCCCAGGCACCTCGATGTGAGACGGCCCGAAGAAGCGCTGCTCGATCGCCACGAACACCTGGCACGCCAGCAAGCTCTTCTCCCCGGCCTGCCGCCGCTCCGACTGCGGCGCCACAATCGTCCTGGGCActccagcgccggcggcgagcaccTTGGCCACCTTCATGAGCCCTCCGCTGACGCCAGCACATGCAGCGACGTACTTGGCGTCGTAAACCCTGACGCCGACACGCTCCGCGAGCGCGGCCATGAACTTCTCCCTGGTGTCCGGCAAGGGCTTCCCGCCGGTGAGCATCTTGAGGAGGAACCCGTAGTCGTAGATCCCGCCGAAGGCGACCCACTTGAGCTCGGTCCGGTACTTGGGGCCGCAGATGATGCCGTACTCGGCGAGCGCCGCCCCGAAGGCCCTCGCGCTGACGCCGCGGGCGCGCAGCTCGTCGAAGTCGAGGCCTTGGGACCTGAGGTACTCCACTGACGGCGCTGAACAGAGGTCGCGGCGGAGGTCGAAGTCAGAGAAGCTGACTTGCCAGACGGTGGGCAAGGAGGAGGCCCCGCGCCCGCTGGGGCTAGTGGGCAGGACGGGGAGATTGCCCCGGGAGTCGAAAAGCGTGATCCCGAGCTGCAGGACGTGGAGGGCGCCGATGTTGGTCCTGGCGACGTCGtagcgcgccgtcgccggcagGTCCTCCTCGCGGACCTCCGGCGATGGGAAGCTGCAGATGTTGCCCGGGTGGTcggtgtcgatggcgatgcaAGGGTACATCGCGAGGTGGTAGCGGATCGTCTTCAGCTCCTCGGCCAGGTTGCCCGCCCCAACCTTCCGGACAAACACaacgcgctgctgctgctgctgctccatggATTTGAACCGAAGGTTGCGCAATGACGGCCCTTGCTCAAAGCAGGAATCCATGGATGGCTTAACTTTGCTCGGGGCTAGAAACCCGCAGCACAAGGTCGCCACGTGCGTCGTGCGATACGCTCCCAAAGTCTGGAGCTGATCGATCTCTCTTGGTTTGCTACTCTGAACTATCGATGGAAAGGGTTCAGAGGTGGGATGCATGAATAATATAGGGCCAGCGTACGCGCCTGCCCAGTTTGATGGTGGCTCCGAGTCGGGATTAAACTCCGAGTCCGAACCACACTAATTATCCTCTTTTTAAAGATATAATCCCACTAATTACGCTAGTTATCGATGACATGCTAGTGCACTACAAATTCCAACGTTTCTTTTAGGCCACGCCTCGGCAGGTCGATACCAGCTGTTCCAGGATCAGCCGGATCCAGTCCGTTTCGAACGAGTACTGATTAGCACCGGCCATCTGATTTACTTACGACCAACCTCATGCATTTTCGTTACTCCGTGTGGCTTCGTGTAATTCATATTTACGGAGACTGTCACGGTGTCACCGCTGAGTATTTTTATTGGAATCTTCAGCTCCAAATGAATTCTCTTATAAGACAAGTATCCAAacaaaatttgtttttgaacCATTGTGTTCCTCGGAAAAAAATCCTTCGAAACAATACCTCAATTATATACACGCGCACTGCACTCTTGTGGCCACGTTACACCTGGAGCCATCCAATCTTTGCAACATAATTATGGGGCACGCCAGGCGTTAGTGTGAGAAATTATTTCTCCTGATTGCCTAGGCCGTCCGATCAAGTCATCCTCGGGCATCTGATGTTCTGATCCTAActttaagaagaagaagaaaaatctcGCATTCAACAGTTTTGATATATGTTTACAACACTCTTGCAACATCCCATCTCCCAACCCCACCCAAAATCATCTGAGTTCATTgcagaatttgaaatttgtagCTAGTGGCAGCGGTTTTCCCACTATTCTATCGGACGATCGACCAAACAGCAAGATATACTAAATGTCAGCTCGGCACAAGAAGAACATTCGGTAAAAAAGATACTTGCCTATGTGCAACGGGAGACACTCGACAAACAAGAGGACACTCGGATAAGGCCGTCACCCGCGGTTGACGGTGCCATTGACAGCGTCCCATGTTTGCTGACTGTCTGGATAAAAACCTCGGCAAACCTTTCGTAGTTAGTGTTTGTCAACTGTTTTTATCTAGACACTTGGCgaactagttttttttttctccttttccctttggtgttattttttttctttttcctttttcgtTTATTTATTGTCGTGCTTAAGAAAAGAAGACCActcttatcttttttttaacttaaAAGAATACTGCTACTTTTAAAGAAAACTTGGAAGAAGACTAACAGAaaccgtttttttttacaggaaaCAAGACTACTTGTTGATACGTACACGAGCAAAGGACAGCTACGGTGATTCGGTGAACGCACGGTTCAGACAGATGGCCACCAGGCCACGCAACGAAGTTAACGGCGGGAGCTGACGGGCAAGACGCCAAGACCTGTTCGGAGATTAACCAACTTCCCCCCCATCGGCGCGCGCGGATCCCACGCGAGACTAGGGAGGGCCCCGCGCGCGGCCTAAACTGGTCactccagcaccagcagccACCACGGCCACACAGCCGCTCGCAAGATCCCCGTGTCCATTCCCAACACTGCCCGCCAGACGCAACCATCAGCCGCGCCGTGCACTCTCTGCTACCGCCCCGCCGGCGGGTAGCGCGTAGCGAGGCTTTCCTGTCTTCGGGTGTGGGGAGGGACGCGCATCGATCCCGTGGCCCGTCCATGGAAGCGGCAGCGGCCGTGGCGTGGCGAGGCGGGGCGCTCGCGCGGGCACGACGGCCAGGCGCCAGGACGCGGCTCCACGGCGTAGGCGCGGGAGCGGGACCCGGCACTCGGCGGCGGTTCCCCGTCGCCGTGTCGTCGCTCGGGGAGCGCCCCTCAGCGCCCTCGCGCAACGCCGCCGTGATGGTCGCACTGGAGGTAAGTAAATTTCGATGCTCCAGCCTCCAGCTATATTCGGATGGGGACTTCACTGGCttttaatttgcttcttcCCGCAAGCTACGCCAGTTTTTCAGACTTCAGGCCGGTCATCAATTAGGAAATCTGTTGTTTTGGTGCAGATCGCGCTGGTTGACGAGGGCGTCGCTTCTACCGCggtcctgccgccgccccctgACGGTGAGCTTCACTGcactactagtactagtaccaCTCGTGCGTGCAGGAACAGATTATAGTAAATCCGACGCGGTTGCAACGACCAACTAAAGTAACCTGTTTTAATTAACTCTCCTTGTTTTTTTAGTAATATGAACTCCCCTTGTTCTTTCGTGATTGTAAAGTATCCTCGCCAGATCCTGTGAAGACGGTGCAGGTAAAGTTCGTGCTGCAGAAGCAGTGCGCGTTCGGCCAGCAGttcatcgtcgtcggcgatGACCCGGCGCTCGGGCTCTGGGATCCGACCAAGGCAACCGTTTTAGATTGGTCGGAAGGCCATGTCTGGACGGCGAAGAAGGTATAAGCACCCGATCGAGTCCCAGCCAATCACGCGCACTCATTCTTGTTCCGCCTAGCCTTTCGTACATGAATCATGATCATTCTCACCCCATCATCTTTGGTCCGGGTAGGATTTGCCAGCGAGCAAGTCGATCGAGTTCAAGTTCTTGCTGCGAGATCCCTCGGGGCAGGTCTGTTGGCAGCACGGGTGCAACAGAACTCTGCAGATAACCGAGACCTCCAACGTGTTGGTCGTCCACGAAGACTGGGATGACGCCGAGTGCCAGAAATTATCGGAGGAGGTAGATGTGTCGATTGGAGCGGATGTTATCTTTGCAGGAAGTGATGACCCATTGTTGGATGAGAATCAAGAGCACAGCAACGGCGTGATGACAGTTGTGAGTACCGATAGCGAGAAGACATCAGCTGTGGTTATAGATGCTTCTCTTCTGCCCAGGGAAAGGATGTGGGTGAACGGAGCCAACCAGTCGCAGGTAGATGATGCCCCAACTATCGTTTCCTAGTTAATTGCAGTTATACTCCTATTAGACCTTTTAAGCATTTAACGATCATTTCTTGGTGCATATAACTGCCTATTGCTTTCTGATGCAGTCAACCTTGGACCAGAAGGTTCCGGAAGTGCTTCGCAGAAGAGCAAACATGGTAGCACAAAATGGCaatcctgctgctgctgctggtgatcATGATGGCCGTATTATCTTGTACGAGGAAGGTGCACCAGCAGGGAATAGGTTGGCCGGCATGTTTGAAAATGACATAGTTTGGATCAGGAAAGCCCTGCAGCGGTTGCTCCGGAGCGTTGGTTTACGGATTGGcacaagaaaaacatgaaaataaGCATCAGGTATAGGGTGCAGACTGCAGACTTACCGTTTTGGAGGATCATGGAACCCcttatttcttttttattatCCTGCAATCCTGAAGGAACGACAGTTGCAAAACCCTTTGCAGTTGCAGCTAGCATCAACTGTTTTCGATGCACACTGTTGCATGTAGAAAGTCAGAAAAGCTGTCTATACCACACCAGTTATGAGTTACTAGTGATCATCGATTTCTAATCTATTGTACCGAAGGAAGCCTTCTCAATTGCATTTGTTGCTAAGCGTATGAAAAGAAGGGATACCAAACGGTAAGATCGCCACATGTCGTGTCAACAGCAAATAATTGCCGACACTCATTTTCTTCCTATTTATTCCTTTAGCTCATTTTCTTCTTGGCTTCCCTATCCCGCCAATAATTGCCGACACTCATATAAAGGAATGGCTAGTTTCCGGCCTCGACGAGCACCTGGTGTctactttttgttttgttttttcaacaTGCATACATCAAGCTTCCGGGGGAGTAAGAGATGATTTCAGAATAGGCCAAGTGGATATGCATGTATAGTGCACATCAAGAGCAAGGCCAATGTGAGCAGCGTCCACTTGAAAACTTAGAACCGGTTCTAGCAAAGCAAAAACTGGTGCAACGTAGTTTTTTCTTAGACTCAACTCATGGGGCCCACTAGTCACCGCTCAGGCGAAAATATCTCAAGATCGGTGTCTTCTCCCCCAAATCTCCAACCACTGGACCACACACAGaacctttcttcttcctcaaaaaagagaacatttcttcttcctcccccagATTCCCAACGCACAGGACCTtctccaaatccaaatcccGCTTTCTTCTTCCCGCCTCGTCCAACGCACAGGCCGGGCTCGAGGGAGGCTGGGCGCTGGCGGACGGACTCACGGCGGCTGGACGCGAGGCGGTTCAAGGTCTCTCGAGGCGGCTGGACGCGGGAAGCAGCCACGGTGGGCTCGAGGCCGCGCGGAGGCGAGGTTCTGGCGAAGAGGACACTCGGATGAGGCGCGTGGCTGCGGCTGGGCTCCACAAATTGTCAACGACCTGCTAGAATCGGCGCAAGTACTAGAATCGGTTCCAAGAAAAATTTCTTAGCACCCCAGTGGTCCAACGTCTAGAACCGGTTCTATAGGTTTTTAGCACCGGTGTTGACCCACGTTGTGCTTGCTCTAAGACGCAGAAGAAGACTGCAGACTGCAGTATACACAAATTTTAGTTCGCGTGCGCTCCGGAACCACCGGATGCAAGAGGTCCACCGATTACCAAATGGAATTGGTAACCCAGCCACGCTATAAGGCCGTAAGGCTAATATGCCCACTTTGCCCAGCTACTAACCGAGTACAGCTAATGCCTACGATTTGCACGACAGTAGATAATCTCCAAATTACAAAAATGATTCTCATTGCTTATGAACATATAAACTTGAAAGATCAGCACGAGCATTTCACTTTTAATGCTCCTAGACAATTTACAACCGACTGGGTTTGTCAGGAAAACAGTTAATATCCATCGCTCATCCTACATTCCTACCTGTTTACAGCCAACTACGTGAGTATATCCTATCGACATGAGAACATCAGTCGTTGTACAGGGGCAAATTGTCAAAGGAATCCACAAAGCACCATTTCCCTCTCTATAATGTACCATCTACAACAGTTAACAATCCAAGCCTACGAGTGCTAACATTAGATACACATCATGGTTGAGGGGGCAACAACCATACTCACAGAGAGGTGCTTCTAGCAAATCCATCCCATGGAACCATTTTGTAGATGGAATTTGGGATTGTTAAATGCAAAGCTGGTTTCACATTCCATCTTTCTTTTAACTCATTTAGTTGTGGATCCAGAGGGTGAGGACATCAACTGTTGCATCTGCATAGAATAAAAGAACAAGAGAATTTGTAAGGCAACACCGCAATGATTctctcaaaaaggaaaagaaggttCTACCCTAAAACTGTAAACAACAGAGAACCCTTCTTAGTAAGAGATGCTACATACTGAAAGATATGCTCAATTAGTCTATGAACAAAGAAAAGCCCAAACAGGAACAGCTGACACGATTACATGCTAATAATATCCAAAGCTGCAAAATACAATTACCTTATTGGTCTCAAGTGCTTCTTAATCTGCGGATCACTAGTTGTTCTCAAGAACCTCAGCGCCTCTTCTGCAGCCTGAAACAACATAGCGTCCAAAACACGGGGCATAGCTTTCATTAGAGATGAGAAATTGAGAACCCATCCTACTCAAACTAGTATGCACTTGGAACATGATGGTAAAAAtataatactccttccgtccaacaaaagatgtctcaagtttgtcaaaatttggatgtatctagacatgacttagtgtatagatgcattcaaatttagtcaaagttgagacatcctttattggacggagggagtagttgaaaAGACACTCTTTCATACAAAGATAAATTATATGCCATCATCTATAACACTAATGCGTGAACTATTTGTGAACTGGGAATTTCTGTAGCAACACAGCACACTATAACAACGAACTACAGATCCCTTAGGAAGGAATGTCTTGAGTAGGTTTATTGCCAGCTAAAGCATAAACGTTTTCAAGAACTGTAGCCTGGGCAGATGTGACGTCTTGAGAGCATGGCTTGAATAATTGTCATGAGTAATTATAGGGACACGAGCTGGCTAATTACATCAGATACTCTCTTAGTCACTCAAATCCACCCCGTGCTAATCTGGCAAGGATAAGATGGCATTTGCATTTCTGCCTTGCTCTCTTGTCCACTTTCATTTCCATCTGCTCACTTCCGCTGAGGCATTTTCATTTCAATCTGCCCCCTTTGACTGATCACATGTTAACATCTGACGTTCAAGTCACAGTTACTTTAAGGATTTAAAGCTGACATATCTTGAACTGTTGAGTCTGACTTCAGGGGTAGTTAAGCCTCCTTACGAGCTCCCCAAAGCATGGCCTAACATTATCAGTATAGGCTGGCTGAAATGGATGCCACTTCATTAGCACCCAAAGCAGCTCGAGGTTTAATCCTGTTAGTGCACATAGTTTTATAGAACACTGAGCTGTTCGAGCATGTAATGACACCCTGCTCAGGCTCTACAAACCTAGCCACACGATTATAAATACTTAAACGATAAACCAACTCCAGCATAAACTAGATTTTCTGTCAAACAATACAATGCCACCATGTAGATATATGTATAACGAAATAACTGTGTGCCACCACAATCTTTGAAATCCTACATATGTCACATCATCCCATCTTCATGCAAATCAGTGCTTTGTTGATGCAAAAAGAATTTAATATGGCAAGGGAAGAACACTAAGAACTATAGTACCTGAAGCTTGGCAAAATCTTTGTTCACACCAACACCATTCCCAAGAATTTGTCCTGCTAGTTCAACCTTCAAAGATCAACAAAAATTGTGGCATTAATTACATCAAAAAGCTCACAGAACGTGCATTCATGTTTACATGCTAAATTGCTGATTAGAGATGTTccagttcaatttttttattaaaaactCATTGGAAAGTTTAGTTGTACAGTACATATTAAACTTTCAAAAACTTCTACGATGTCTTTTCAACCAGGTGGTAACCAGCTAGTTCTCCTtgaaacaaggaaaaaaagtaACCCTTTAGCAAACCCAGCAGCATATTTACCCGTACTGCAGTACGGCGGTACCCACCAGCGAACAGCCAAAGAGAGGTACCAGGAACAGCCGCACAGGTCAGAACTGGTCAGAACTGTGAGTATAAGCCAAAGGGCCCAAAACTATCCTTATAGAATTCTAGAGTAGTGAACATATAAGTTAAGTAACCTGAAAATGGTATTCTTCATTTGTTGCCGTGCCAGGATTCTGGATCTGATCGCGAAATACTACATGTTGGTCCTCCAAACACTAGAAGCAGTAAATGCACATTAGAATTCaatgaagaaagaaacaacacAGTTAAAAGGTAGATGAGAAAGTGAAATATCAGGTGCAGCAGCATCTCTTACAAGTTCTCTAATAAGACTTATAACAGAGGACAACCTATCCACATTATTCAAATGATCCTTCTGTTCTGATGTACTTCCAGATGGTTCTTGCATAGCAATATCACCATCTGAATCCATAACGTCTTCCAGAAAGCCATTTCCACCCCTAGGAGACTTGCTTGTGTCTTTATTAAGGACTCCACCAATAGGAGCAACAAATGACAAGTAATTGCCTACAAGTTGGTCAGTTCAGAGAATTTAGGGGAAAACAAATTTCTAGTCAATGAGTACTTTAGAGCAAGAAACATTTTGTATATTGCGCCATGGATCGCTGAACTTGTCACATTGGTTAAAGTAGGTTACCAAACCACTAAACTGCATGCGCAGGTCACTAAACACATTTAAGTGAACCATGAGTCAAATTCAATTCGTAATTGCAACCCGGTTATGACAATGGCATGCAGTGCCACCATGGCAAAGGGCACAGAGGACACGCCAACACAAAAACAACACTAAATAACCAACACTATGAATGGGTCAGGCTGCAGGTACCTCTCTCCAGACAGGTCTGTCCATGGTTGCATCAAGAAGATTAGTATCAGTGAGTAGTATACCCAAGACCCAAGTCGCCAACAGATCCACTAACTCCCCATCTGAAATGCAGGAGCTGTGCAGTGATGCAACTCCAGGAATCCCAATCCAAGCTGGGTTTTACTGTTTTGCATTGATATCCAACATGAATACATCATCGAGCAGGTTCACCCTTACAGATCCACCAGTGGAGAGATGAGGGAGCGACGAATCTGGACATGTCATGTCCGGAAGCAGGTATGAAGATGGGGCAGGGGACAGGGAGTCAGTGCGTTGGGCATGGGACAGGGACGCAGACTTGGTGCGGTGCCAGAGATTTAGGAGTAGCCGTGGAAAAATGCTGTGGAGGAGGGGTTCGAGAAGAAATTGGATTGAGATTAGAATAACCCATCTGAAAAATATAAAAGCCAGAGTCCCTTGCCTCTATGTACCGTTCGCCGCAGTGGCACTGCCATGTCATCATCCTAACTGGGTAGCATGCGTATGACCTTCAAATAATCACTTAAAAACGTTTAGTGCCTTAACATGCATTTCAGGAGTTCTTGGTTGTGTCAAGATATAGGAAGCTATTttcttattatggatcggagggagtaggaagTTTGTTTTTCATGTCCTTCCACATTCATGTTACCAAGACCAAGGTGGCCAACTCGTTGAAAATAGCCTAATGTGTGATACTTTATATATAATAGCGACTGATTAGCCAGTGTTGAGTACAAACAATGGATACACAGTCCCTAGTTATTTCCACCATGGTTGGTGAGGTCATCCTAACCACCACtaaatttttttcatgttgcAATTAGGAGTGCAATTTGTGGGATTTGGTTTGCACTCTGGAGGAGGGTAATGTTCATGTGCACCACATATCCTTTGTTTAGCCAATTATTATTATCTTCGATGGTCTTACATAATCATTTATCTGGCTTTGCCTTTTCTCTAAAATTAGAAGTTATCCCAAACACTGTATTCAAATAATTGGATCACATGAACTAATGAATTGGTCAAGATCTAAGAGATGTTTAATCACTTTAATGGCATCAAGCAGCATCTTAAGATATGGTATCCGGATCATTTGCAAACCATACCCAATCAAGAATACcagataaaataaaatagatgaCCCTACAGGATGTTTTCCAAAGAAGCAGTACAGTAAATGAGATAATTTTcgtcatatttattttatcagGTGAACTCTTCTACAATAATAGAAGTAGAATGAAGGCAAAGATAACAAACAGTGAATAATAAATGGTTTTTGCAAAGTAGAATGAGAGGACGGTACCACATGAGGAatcaaaaataaaaggcaTAACAACATTGCGAGCTTGTATTATTCAGGATATAAAGAATGTACACTCACTTTCCAAATTCCGGAGAGCTTTTTCAGCAGCTAATACTTGGGCTTCATCCCTTGTTTTTCCGATGCCAATTCCAATCTTCTCATTACTAAATAAAACCTGGAGGTAGCAAATGTAAGATGAAAGTGAAAGAATTAAACAGAAATTTGGCAAATTTGCTAAAGTCAAAAGATGCatcagcaagcaagcaaaaaaaCACTAATTGAGTTTCGTCAAAGCGAACAGGTTAATTAAGAAAGAATGGCTCCAAAGGCAGAAGCTAGACTAGATGAAGTCTAGGCTGAGTTTGGCATTGAGATGGGTTATGATAATCCAGCTTTTTCTACCAGCCTATGCATATTTTTCTATTTGGCTAACTAACTTTTTCCTGCTTTTACGTGTATTTTTCCACAGCAGATTATAGAATAAGTTCAGCAtagcacagttcagcaatcCCGAACTGAGCCTAAGTATTTCAATTATTAAACACCTGTATGGTCATCAACTCATCACGAAACAAAACGGCTATAATGATCTTAAGGTTCATTGCTTAAGGTAATACAGCTCATTATCTTCTGAATGGATATTTTACACGATCTGGGTTCCAAGAGTTCAGACTTCAAACCAAGTTGTTGGCAAAAAAagatttctctttttttggtATAAACAGTGTGGTCAGTCACAAATGCAAAACACCAACCTCAACAGAAAATTGTGTAATCTTGCTGGTGCTTACAGTAGACCTAAACTCCACCTATATGAAGAAAGAGCACAAGGTTAATCTGAAGTCAAGAACAGGAAGGCCAGACATACGCCGAAAAATTAAGGGCAAGGCAACAGCATACCTTGGAGTTACATAGTCGCCCAATTTCTTGTAAAACCGTGACAAACGTCGAAGGGGTTATTGCCAGTGAGCCACCATTGGGTTGGACATTTGAACCACTCAGAGTGGCTCGTATTGGCACTCGTACATCATCTACACCAAAGGTTAACATAGATTACTTAAGCAGCAGGTTCCAGTTCATATATAATGTATGCAGTAAATAAGGTATTCCCTCTGTTTTGAAATGTATGGCATATTTTGACTATCCAAGTATGAGCTTTGACCATAGCTTTCT
The Brachypodium distachyon strain Bd21 chromosome 2, Brachypodium_distachyon_v3.0, whole genome shotgun sequence genome window above contains:
- the LOC104583353 gene encoding probable CCR4-associated factor 1 homolog 11, producing MDSCFEQGPSLRNLRFKSMEQQQQQRVVFVRKVGAGNLAEELKTIRYHLAMYPCIAIDTDHPGNICSFPSPEVREEDLPATARYDVARTNIGALHVLQLGITLFDSRGNLPVLPTSPSGRGASSLPTVWQVSFSDFDLRRDLCSAPSVEYLRSQGLDFDELRARGVSARAFGAALAEYGIICGPKYRTELKWVAFGGIYDYGFLLKMLTGGKPLPDTREKFMAALAERVGVRVYDAKYVAACAGVSGGLMKVAKVLAAGAGVPRTIVAPQSERRQAGEKSLLACQVFVAIEQRFFGPSHIEVPGARIDGVHDRRTVLVHEL
- the LOC100835703 gene encoding uncharacterized protein LOC100835703 isoform X1, whose translation is MEAAAAVAWRGGALARARRPGARTRLHGVGAGAGPGTRRRFPVAVSSLGERPSAPSRNAAVMVALEIALVDEGVASTAVLPPPPDVSSPDPVKTVQVKFVLQKQCAFGQQFIVVGDDPALGLWDPTKATVLDWSEGHVWTAKKDLPASKSIEFKFLLRDPSGQVCWQHGCNRTLQITETSNVLVVHEDWDDAECQKLSEEVDVSIGADVIFAGSDDPLLDENQEHSNGVMTVVSTDSEKTSAVVIDASLLPRERMWVNGANQSQSTLDQKVPEVLRRRANMVAQNGNPAAAAGDHDGRIILYEEGAPAGNRLAGMFENDIVWIRKALQRLLRSVGLRIGTRKT
- the LOC100835703 gene encoding uncharacterized protein LOC100835703 isoform X2 yields the protein MEAAAAVAWRGGALARARRPGARTRLHGVGAGAGPGTRRRFPVAVSSLGERPSAPSRNAAVMVALEIALVDEGVASTAVLPPPPDDPVKTVQVKFVLQKQCAFGQQFIVVGDDPALGLWDPTKATVLDWSEGHVWTAKKDLPASKSIEFKFLLRDPSGQVCWQHGCNRTLQITETSNVLVVHEDWDDAECQKLSEEVDVSIGADVIFAGSDDPLLDENQEHSNGVMTVVSTDSEKTSAVVIDASLLPRERMWVNGANQSQSTLDQKVPEVLRRRANMVAQNGNPAAAAGDHDGRIILYEEGAPAGNRLAGMFENDIVWIRKALQRLLRSVGLRIGTRKT